The sequence ATGCCGAGTTCCCGGAAGTACGTGTTCAGGTCGGCTTTGCGGTAGCCGCCGCCCAGTTCGATGATGGCGACGGTCTGCCCACTGCCGTCGAATGCGGCAGGAAAGGCATACGCCTGCGCCAGCGTGGTGGGTGCAAATCCGGCGACGCTGGCGGCGGCTGGCACGATCTGCGGGTCGCTGTGGGGGTGCGCCGCTCCTGTCACGACGGGCGGCTGTGCGTACCGAAACTGAGGGCTGGCCTGCGGGCGATCATCCAGCCCGAACACGCCCTCGATCATGCCCGCGAGGTCAGCAGGCACGCTGATGCTGCCGCTGCGCCCGCGAAACTCGCTGCCGTTCAGCGCGTACAGATGAAGCTGCACGCCGAATGCCTCCTGCACTGCTTCCAGCGGTCCGCTCAGCACCACCGTCCGCCGTTCCAGACTGCTCTGGGTCACGGTCAGGCCGTGATCGTGGGCAAACTCTTCGACCTGCTTCAGGTCTTCCGGAGCCGCTCCGTAGGTCTGGGCGAACTCGGCGCGGGTCATGGGGGTGGCGGTCGCAGCGTTCATCAGGGCATGCGGCGTCAGGGCGGTGCGCGGGCGCAGCCTCAACGTCACTTGCACGTCGCTGCTGGCCTCGGGCGTTCCGACGCGACGTGCCTGGGCGGGAAGGACCTTCTCACTGCCGGGAATACTGACGCGGGATTTACCGGGCATCGCTGACCTCCAAAGATTCTTGCCGGAGTGCACGCAGAAACCTGCCGAAGCTTCCTCCATCATACCGGCGGCAGATGGGAAGTTGGCAGTGAGAGCGCTCCGGTCAGCCCTGGGCGCTCGATCTTGTCAGCCGCGCACGCTTCGTCTGCCGCGCATGGTCCTGCCGAGGCGGGCGGTCGATTCCCGGATCTTCAGTTCGGCGCTGAACCCCTGCGCCTCGACCGGTTCGCGGGCCAGCATCTTCAGCATCGCCTGAGCGGCTGCCAGCCCCATTTCGTAGGTCGGCTGGCGCACGGTGGTGAGCGGCGGCGTGGTGAACGTCGAATTCGGCAGGTCGTCGAACCCCACCAGCGACATGTCCTCGGGTACCCGGATTCCGCGCCGGAACAGGCCCAGCCTCGCGCCGTAGGCCATCTGGTCGTTGGCCGCCATGATCGCCGTGAAGCTCGTGCCGCGCAGCAGCAGCGATTCCACCGCCAGCAGGCCCGACGCTTCCATGAAATCACCCTCGATGACCAGTCCCTCGTCGAAGTCCAGCCCGGCGTTCTTCGAGCGCCTGTCGGTAGCCCTGAAGTCGGTCGCTGGCGTCTCGGTGCGAGGTGGGGCCGCCGATATATGCGATACGGTGGTGGCCCAGTTCCAGCAGGTGCTGCACCACGCTGCACGCGCCCTGCACGTTATCAACTCGCAGGCAGTTGTCTTCCAGACCGCGAATGTTGCGCCCAACGGCCATCAGGGGCAGGCGCTCGGCAATCTGGATCAGCCGTTCGTCGGGCGTATGACCGCCCAGAATGATCATCGCGTCGACCGGGCGACCCAGCAGGGTGTCGAGCGCACTGGCCTCTTCCTCGACCCGCCAGTGGCCGCTCACGAACAGTGGGCTGTAGCCGCTGCCCTCCAGTCCGTCCTCGATGCCGCGCAGCACCTCGCCGTAGTACGGGCTGGAGATGTCCTGCGTCAGAATGCCCACGCTCATCGAACGCCCGCTCGCCAGTCCACGCGCAATCAGGTTGGTACGGTAGCCCAGATCGCGCACTGCCTGAAGCACCGCCTCGCGCTTGTTGGGGGCCACCCGAACCGCTCCGCTGATGACCCTGGAAGCCGTGCTGACCGATACTCCGGCAGCACGGGCCACCTCGTCCAGCGTGATGTTCGTGGTCAACAGCTCACCTCCCGGTGGCGTACAGCAGTGGAGACGTCAAGGGCAGAAGCGGGCCGTTCAAGACCGAGCGGGCGAAGAACCTGTGCGTCAGATTGCGTCAGATTCGGAGAAGCTAAAGGAGTAAAATGCGGCTGTACCTGAAAAACGAAAACCTGCATCAGAGAACGGGCGCAGCCAGGGATCGGCCACGTGCTGCACCGCAGCCATTTGTTCAACTGAAGGTCGGAATATCAATTCGGACACAGGCAGTGTATAAGCGAGGTGAAAGCGCTGTCAAATACGACGTGGGAAAAGGTGAGAAACAGCGGCAGGAACGCGTATGGATGGCTGTGCTCAGATTGGCAGAACGGCGTCTGAATCGATTTACTCGCCTGCTTGCATAGATGTGTTCGGAGCTGCGGCGCGGTTTTGACGGAAAGGGGCGGCAAAGAAGTTTGACAGCGCTTGCGAAACCTCCTATAGTTTTCTCAAGCACAATCGAACTTGAAGAGGACGGCTGTCCAGGAGGCAGCTCCGGCAAAGATGCAGGGGCGCTCCCGGTCGAATGTCTCCCTTCATGCTGTTCTCGAACTGCTTGTTGTCCTGTCGGTCCTCTGTCTGCCGTTCAGAATCGTTCCGGCTGACAGCCTGCCGCGCCAAGAGAGTCCGTCCTCTTCGCGGCCATCGGAAAAAGAAAGCGCTTTCATAGTTTGGTAGACCTGTGCTGTTCGGCCCGTCGCCCTTACCCCGGTGTTGTGCTGCACCCTCGGAGGAATTCCATGAAAAAGACCCTGACTGTCCTGACGCTCGCATTGCTCGCAAGTGTCGCCGGAGCACAGGCCAAGAAGACCATCACCATCGGGGTATTCCCCGACCTCGACAGCGTGGTGAAGGCTGCGCTTCCTGGCTTCAACAAGCTGTACCCGAACATCGAAGTGAAGATCAACTCGCTCGCCTACGCCGACCACCACAACGCGCTGACCACCGCCCTGGCGACCGGCTCGGGTGCCAACGACGTCGAGGCCATCGACTTCGGCTACGTCGCCAAGTTTGCTGAAGGCGGCGGTCTGGTCGATATCTCCAAGGCTCCTTACAACGCCGGGCAATACCGCTCGCAGTTCGTGGCCTACACCTTCCCCCAGGCCATCACCGACGACGGACGCATGGTCGCCATGCCCACCGACATCGGCCCGGGTTCGATGTTCTACCGCACCGACTTCCTGGCGAAGGCGGGCGTGAAGCCCAGCGACCTGAACAAGAGCTGGGATTCGTACATCGCGGCAGGCAAGAAGATCGTGGCCGCCAACCCCGGCGTCTTCCTGATTCCCGACGCTTCGGAAGTCGAGTCGATCATGATCCGTACCGGCCTGAAGCCGGGTGAGGGTCTGTACTTCGACAAGAACAACAAGGTGCTCGTCGGCCCCGACAGCCCCCGCTTCGTGCAGGCGTTCACCGTCGCCAAGGCCGTGCGTGACGCCAAGCTCGACGGACACGCCGGAGCCGCCTTCAGCAGCGACTGGACTACCGCTTTCCAGAAGGGCAACCTCGCCACCGAAGTCAGCGGTGCGTGGCTCGTGGGCCACATGCAGAACTGGCTCGCCAAGGATTTCGCAGGCAAGTGGGCTTCGCAGCAGCTCCCCGGGAACTCGTTCACCAGCTACGGCGGCTCGTTCTACGGCATTCCCAGCCAGAGCAAGAACAAGGCTGAAGCGTGGGACCTCATCAAGTACCTGACGACCAACGCCGACCAGCAGATTCTGGCGTTCAAGACCACCGGAGCCTTCCCGGCGCTGCGTGCCGCCCAGAGTGCGCCGCTGTTCAACGAGGGTGTGGCGTACCTGAACAACCAGAAAGCCCGTCAGGTGTGGCGTGCAGCGGCCAACAACATCAAGCCCATCGACGTGAACCGTCTCGACCCGGTGGCCGACCAGATCACCAACGACGCCCTGAGCAGCGTGCTCGACGGTACCAAGACCGTGCAGCAGGCGCTCGCGGACGCCCAGGCACTGATTCAGCGCCGCGCTCGATAAACACAGGCGTCAGGCGTTAGGGGTCAGGCGTTAGGAACAGGCGAACAGATGCTCAGCTGGCTCAGGCAGCAGCCCCGGTATCTGTTCCCGATCCCTAAAACCTGATCCCTAACCCCTTTTCTTAGGAGGTGATATGCAGCAGGCCCAAATCCTCTCGACGCCCACACGTCTGAGACCGGGTGCACGCTGGGAGCGCTTCCAGCGCCGCTACGCGCCCTATATCTTCATCAGCCCGTTCTTCATCCTGTTCGCCATCTTCGGCCTGTTCCCAATCGTCTTTTCGGCGTATCTGTCGCTGCACGAGTGGCAGCCGGCGGCGGGTCTGGGCAGCATGAAATTCGTCGGGCTGCGGAATTTTACCGATAATCTGACCGACCCGACCTTCTGGCAGTCGCTGAAGAACACCGGCATCATCGCGCTGGAATCGGGCATTCCCCAGCACGTGATCGCCATTCCGCTGGCATTTGCCATTCACATGGGCCTGAAGCGCGTCAAGGGCCTGATGACGGCGCTGTATTTTCTGCCCTACATCACCTCGGTCGTGGCGATCTCGGTGATCTTCGTGACCATCTTCAGCTGGCAGTACGGCGTGCTGAACGTGCTGCTGACCTGGCTGCACCACATACCGCTGATCGGTGGTCTGTTTCCCGCCGAGAAGGTCAACTGGCTGGGCAACCGCGCCTTCGTGCAGCCCGCCGTGGCGAGCGTGGTGGTGTGGCGTTACGTCGGCTGGAACGTGGTGCTGTACCTGTCGGGCCTTCAGGCGATCAACGGCGATCTGTACGAGGCTGCCTCGGTCGACGGAGCCACCACCTTTCAGCAGTTCCGCAGCATCACGCTGCCGCTGTTGCGCCCGATCATGTTCGTGGCGATCACCCTGACCCTCATCGGCAACCTGCAACTCTTCGAGGAGCCGTACATCATCGCGGGCGATTCCGGCGGCATCGGCAACGTGGCCCTCACCACCGTGATGTACATGTACCGCACCTACAACTTCTATTCGGATGCTGGCCTGGCCGCCGCGATGTCATGGCTGCTGTTCATCCTGATCGGAGCCCTGACCCTGATCAATAACCGCGTCTTCGGCAAGAGCCGCCTTTCGGGAGCTGATTGAGTTGTCATTTGCCACCAATGCCGTTCCAGTGGTGCGTCAGCGCCCCGCCCGCGTCCCGATGTCCCGCGCCGCCGCGCTGCTGCTGCTGGGACTGGGCGCACTCATCACCGTGCTGCCGTTCTATTTCATGTTCGTGTTCGCCACCCACTCCCGCGCCGAAATCTTCAACCTGCCGCCGCCCACCTGGTTCGGTGACAACTCGGGGGCCAATTACACCAACCTGCTGGGCAAGGTGCCGTTCTGGCGCAACCTCTGGAACAGCCTGTATCTGGCGGGCCTGAGCACCATCACCACGCTGTTCTTCTGCTCGCTGGCGGGCTACGCCTTCGCGATGTACAACTTCAAGTACCGTGAAGCGCTGTTCAGCGTGGTGCTCGCCACCCTGCTGATTCCCAGTGCGCTGAATATCGTGCCCTTCGCCCTGATCATGCAGGCGTTCGGCTGGATCGATCAGCCGCGTGCCCTGTGGGTGCCGGGCATGGCGAGCGCGTTCGGTATCTTCCTGATGCGCCAGTACATCGGCAGCGCCATTCCTAAGGAACTGGTGGAGGCCGCCCGCATCGACGGGACCAGCGAATTCGGCATCTACCGCCGCATCATCGTGCCGCTGTGTGGGCCTGCACTCGCCACCCTGGGCCTCATCACCTTCATCAACTCCTGGAACAACTTCCTGGGGCCGCTCATCATCTTCCGCAGCGTCGAGACCTTCACCGCGCCGCTGGCCCTGCGCAGTATTCAGGGTCTGGTCAATACCGACTGGGGCGCTCTGATGTTCGGCGTGGCCCTGACGGTGGTGCCGCTGCTGGTGGTCTTCGCCTTCGCGTCTCGCCAGCTGATCGAGGGCCTGACCTCCGGAGCGCTGAAGGGATGAGCTTCCGGGTCGGCGCGGCGCGGCTGCTGGGCAGCCTTGCTCTCGGCAGCCTCACGGTCGGGGGCATGGTGGGCGGGGCCTCGGCTCCGGCGACCTTCACGCTGGCGGCGTCTGGGGTGCAGATCGCGCCGCTGGCCGTGGGTGGCTACGATTTCGGCAACTGGATGCCGGTGGCCGACATGCAGCGTGACTTGCAGACCACCCAGCCGACCTCGCTGCGCTTTCCCGGCGGCAACGTGGGCGACGAGAACGATCTGACCGAGGCGGCGCTGCGTGCCTTCAAGTCCAACCTGAGCCTGATCGGGGGACATCCGGCGCTGATCGTGCAGACGCGGGTGTTCGCCAGCAAGCCGGAGGCCCAGAACCGCCCCAGGACGCGGCACAGGCAGCCCGAGACACGCGGGCGCTGGGGCTGAAGGTCGCGTACTGGGAAGTGGGCAACGAACCCGACCTGTACGCCACCCACCGCAACGCCCCCCAGTGGACGCCCGAGCAGTACTGCAACACCTTCCGGGCGCAGCGGGCGGCGATTCTGGCCGTCGATCCGCAGGCCAGATTTGCCGGGCCAGCGGTGTCCAACGGCGCAGGCAGCGCCGCCGACTTCCTGGTCCGCTTCGTACAGGTCTGCGGCGACGTGGTCGATCTTCTGACCTGGCACGAATACCCCACCG is a genomic window of Deinococcus sp. KNUC1210 containing:
- a CDS encoding substrate-binding domain-containing protein; this encodes MEASGLLAVESLLLRGTSFTAIMAANDQMAYGARLGLFRRGIRVPEDMSLVGFDDLPNSTFTTPPLTTVRQPTYEMGLAAAQAMLKMLAREPVEAQGFSAELKIRESTARLGRTMRGRRSVRG
- a CDS encoding LacI family DNA-binding transcriptional regulator codes for the protein MTTNITLDEVARAAGVSVSTASRVISGAVRVAPNKREAVLQAVRDLGYRTNLIARGLASGRSMSVGILTQDISSPYYGEVLRGIEDGLEGSGYSPLFVSGHWRVEEEASALDTLLGRPVDAMIILGGHTPDERLIQIAERLPLMAVGRNIRGLEDNCLRVDNVQGACSVVQHLLELGHHRIAYIGGPTSHRDASDRLQGYRQALEERRAGLRRGTGHRG
- a CDS encoding ABC transporter substrate-binding protein: MKKTLTVLTLALLASVAGAQAKKTITIGVFPDLDSVVKAALPGFNKLYPNIEVKINSLAYADHHNALTTALATGSGANDVEAIDFGYVAKFAEGGGLVDISKAPYNAGQYRSQFVAYTFPQAITDDGRMVAMPTDIGPGSMFYRTDFLAKAGVKPSDLNKSWDSYIAAGKKIVAANPGVFLIPDASEVESIMIRTGLKPGEGLYFDKNNKVLVGPDSPRFVQAFTVAKAVRDAKLDGHAGAAFSSDWTTAFQKGNLATEVSGAWLVGHMQNWLAKDFAGKWASQQLPGNSFTSYGGSFYGIPSQSKNKAEAWDLIKYLTTNADQQILAFKTTGAFPALRAAQSAPLFNEGVAYLNNQKARQVWRAAANNIKPIDVNRLDPVADQITNDALSSVLDGTKTVQQALADAQALIQRRAR
- a CDS encoding carbohydrate ABC transporter permease, whose amino-acid sequence is MQQAQILSTPTRLRPGARWERFQRRYAPYIFISPFFILFAIFGLFPIVFSAYLSLHEWQPAAGLGSMKFVGLRNFTDNLTDPTFWQSLKNTGIIALESGIPQHVIAIPLAFAIHMGLKRVKGLMTALYFLPYITSVVAISVIFVTIFSWQYGVLNVLLTWLHHIPLIGGLFPAEKVNWLGNRAFVQPAVASVVVWRYVGWNVVLYLSGLQAINGDLYEAASVDGATTFQQFRSITLPLLRPIMFVAITLTLIGNLQLFEEPYIIAGDSGGIGNVALTTVMYMYRTYNFYSDAGLAAAMSWLLFILIGALTLINNRVFGKSRLSGAD
- a CDS encoding carbohydrate ABC transporter permease encodes the protein MSRAAALLLLGLGALITVLPFYFMFVFATHSRAEIFNLPPPTWFGDNSGANYTNLLGKVPFWRNLWNSLYLAGLSTITTLFFCSLAGYAFAMYNFKYREALFSVVLATLLIPSALNIVPFALIMQAFGWIDQPRALWVPGMASAFGIFLMRQYIGSAIPKELVEAARIDGTSEFGIYRRIIVPLCGPALATLGLITFINSWNNFLGPLIIFRSVETFTAPLALRSIQGLVNTDWGALMFGVALTVVPLLVVFAFASRQLIEGLTSGALKG